The genomic interval GGTACAGTTGCattgcgcagacgcgcactgCAATTTCCTCGCTGCGTACTGCATGCACCGAAGTCTGCAGCAGGGCAAAATGTCCTTGGCATCTCAGAATCGAATGTTTGAAAGGACACCCCCCTGCCGCGGCTTAGCTATTGCACGACACATTGTTTCGTGCTTTGACTGGTACGTGAGCTGAGGAGCGGACCCTGCCCGGCTACCCGCCGTAGTATGCATATCGCTGCGCCGGGTTGACAGCAGCCTGCAGGGCGAGCTTGAACCCCGTGACGGTTTCTGTTTCGCAGTATTATACTCTCTCCAacgttttttttctttttatACATTTAGGTTATTGTGTAGAAACGGAGGGTGGGTCTTGCGCAAATGCGTGCGGCTTTTTAGTCGGTATTTGCTGCCGCGACATAGCCTGCGTCCACGCTGGCTGGTGGTACGAGGTCAACCCGGCTGGTGTCTCGCTCCGAAGGCATTATGCGACGTCAGGGAAAAGTTTTTCCCGTACTGAACCGCGTCACATTTTTGGATCTGGAAGCCATGCTATAGCAAGGAGGCGTACTATTCACTCATGCATTTCACGCTCCGCAGCATATTCGACGGGCGGCCACGGAGAGCCGCTTAGGAGCTAGAACATGTAATTTGCAGAGGGGCTAAGTGGCGCTTTTTAGTTTTTTGTGACCGTCCCATTAGACGTCGCCTCTCAAGCACTGGAGGCCTTCAATATGACCTAAAAGACTCAGGGTGCTCCCACATGCGGGTTCTAGCCTCGCCAGTGTCTCAAAGAGCATCATTTACCGGTAGGTCCAGCCCCCACATAGTATCGTGCTCACTCCCCTTCGTCACGTGCCTACTGTCACACTCAGACAAGTGGCCTCACTCAATTGTTTTTATTGGCTATCTTCTGGCTTCTACTTGCGGTCTGCCGGACCCTCAGGTGCGCGTGTCATCCCTATATGGAACACGTTGTGCGACTGCTGGAGAGGTGCACCGCAACAGATACGACAGGATCGAGAAATATGACGTCAAATTGCATACGCTCAGGTTGCGGAAACGCAGCGCACCGGGACACCTTGAAAACCAGCTAATGCGTGGGAGTCGAAATGCATATGAGACATAACCGGCAGAGCCAAACCTCATAGTTGCTGGTTTTTCCATTAGGTTATGGTCTCGCCCACTTGTATCTGTGTGGAGGGGACGAGTACTCTGAAGATCGGTAGGGGGGCGGCCTGTCAGTCAAGGCGAGTGCTATTCCCGAACTCGTGGGAAGGGAAAGCGTAGCATGGACTGCCGGTATATCTTAAGGTCCTGTTATTCAAGGTATTTACATTGGTTCCGTAGCGGCCAGTGAAATCTTCGGGGAGAGGCCTCCGGGCACAAGTCGGGTAGAGCGGGCGACAGAGGCTTTTTCGTAGCAAGCGTAAGAATACAGTTAAAAAGCTATGAGGAAGCTGGTTGACTCTCAGTCCCCGGCTGTCCAGGCGTGCATGTGGAAAAGTAAGCTCATAGATTCCGCCATATTACTCCAGCATCCCTCTTTTCGGCTTTTTTGGAATTCGTCATACGCACACTCCTGCAAGAAAGATTCACCCAAAACCACATGCGGAGCTCCTACGAGTCAGTGTTGCCGAGTAGGCGAGAGTCCGGCGAGCATTGATTTCCGCGATTCCAGCTCTTCATGCTCTCCACAGCTGCACACTGGCTAATTTCATGCTATGGGAGCAGACTGTTCAATAGTGGCTTGTGCCGCATTCGGATGTGCAGATGTAAAAGAGGATCGCCTGGAGTTGAGGCCGTCGTCGAGAGTAAAAGCCTCTGAGGGAAATTTACTTGACTCTCAGGAGATCCCGCGGCTTTCTCGAAATTACATGGTCCGTGTTTTTCCCCTGTCTTCTCACGACGATGAGAGACTTCACCCGTTGATATGCTGTCGTGTGTGGAACCCGCCCTTCACCACAGTCGTCCGGCGAACTACATCGTGAAACTTTGTGATCCCGGCTTCACCGAGTCATTGCCGCACTGAGCTTAAAGACCAAGAGTTTATCTTTCGGGCGCTACTCCGTATGGTTTCTGCGAGTTTTGACACTCTTGTGCATGCTTCAAGTCTCTGCAAAAAAGTTTCAAACACGTCAAAGCTCATCTGCGCATATCTATCCCTCAAAATCTACAAGGGCGTGTGCAGTCCTTGCTCATTAGTACTGATAGATACTCCTAGTTGCCATTCTTCAATGCTGTTATATTTTTGTAGTTTTGCGGCTGTCAGGACCGACTTGGTATCCTGATCCTTGGCCCTCTCTTCCCGAAGCCGGTTTCAGTATTTGGCGGTTGACGAGTGATTACTTTTTCTCGTTCGCCCCCTGTCTTTACTCGCCAGATGCGTCCGCTCAGTTTTATTGGCCGGATATGATGTCCTCGCTAGACGCATCCGCGGACACATCCACGCATTCCCCGTCTCCGAGAGTCACGAGGATGCTCTCAGCCACACTGCCGAGAAGACAATGAACCGTACCCAGTTGGAGAAACAGAGGAGTTTGAAGAGCTACTGCGCATGTTCCATGAGGCAGAACTGCTGGCGCTGAGTCGGTCCTCACCTTGTGCCGCCTATCATGTCTAGCGCCACGGCTCAAGGTGGTGCGGCTAAAGCCTCCGAGCACACGCTATTCGGCTTCGGACATTTCACAACGGCTATGTCGAAGAAGCGCGTCGAACTCGACTGGTTTGTTGAAGACTTCCACGTGCATCGTACACGAGTCCGCGACAAGGGTACGGGGAACACCGCTGTTATATGAAGCAAGCTCTCTCGGTCGAGAGAGTCATGGAGAGTTGACTGTGCCAAAACTATCATGAGACAATGCCACTCTTTCTTGCATCATCTTGTTTGCTTGCTTATTGCATATGGTTTTGGCTGGAGGCAGGTGTAACGGATTTCCTAGTTTGATTCCGCTGAAGGTCTGATCAGGTGTCAGAAACCGTGCAGGCAGGCGACTTCACACGAGAAAACGCAACCTGTGTCATCTTCCTCCACATACAGTTTCCACTGCATTTTCGCGAGTATCTTTTCCAGCTCTTCCTTCCGGTTGTCCCCCATATCTCTAATCCCCTCTGTTTGATCCTCTCATTCTACCCGGTTGCTAGACGTTTCGCCTTTTTCCGTATCTCGCGGCGGAGTGAAGAAGAACATTCTGCGTGTGGATCCGAACCCTCGACCCCTTATCGCTCCGTCGCCCAAGGAATTTGTAAGCTGACCACCATGGGGAGCCCCGTGCTGGGGCTTAAATCTTTTCCTTAAAGAGCATTACGCACAGCGTTCCAACAGAGTGATCCTACAGCGGGGACAACGCCTGTGTGGGTCCTTCCTGCTGGACCTTCGGGCATATGACTTTTGTACATCAAAATAAACGTCGACACACTCTGCTCACGCCGTCACATTAGGACACTGCTTCCCTGGTTTCGCGCTTCGCTAAAAGCACATACATCGCAGATACGTGAGCCACGTGCGTGTTCGCCCACATGCAGCTCGACATTTCGCTCTAACAGTATGCGGGACCTCTTTCTGATCTTCGTAAGCATCTTTGACTAGCACTCGTACCGGCTGGGTCCGTGCGTATTCTCTCTCAGACAGGCTGCGTGGCGCTTTTCCTCTATGGCCGAACCGCAGTCGAAGCCAACGCCAATTTCACAGTCTCAATTTTGGATGCAAAAGGAAGCGATACGCGACGcttgcggcgcctccttctcgagAAAAAACAGTTTTCTGAGTCGAGAGCCCTACAAGCGTTTCTCCCAGAACGCTCACCCAGTTCGGGAGCGCCCCTTGACCCACAATGTCAATCCCGCTAAGATCGCGCAGTCTTTGTTTTGAGCCTTAGTATATATAAGAGCACAAGCGGCTCCGCACGAATCCTCTGGTATTCTTGCTTTTGGAAGCGTGAAAGTAGAAATATTAATGCAGAAGTGACAGGCACGCAGCTATGGCATTGTTTCAGGACATAGTGACTTGGATACGAATCTCCAAGACATAAGGAAGACAGGCAACCTGTTTCTCGCAGTTTTATTAACGCGGGCTCGCTGACATCAACAGCTCTCCCGGAGCCCTGGTTGAGGTGGGGGGGGTACGGCTGCAGCCGGCGAACCATGGAAACAGTTCGTGGCGTCTCCACCTATACGAGAAACCTTGGTGCATATGTCATTTGAAGGCTTACAGCCATTCCATTCACACCGGCATGCGTCACCTACATCGCGAACGCTTGCCCACTTTTATGACTTTGAGGACTCAGTTGAGTACACAGGTCATCGCTGGCAGCTTTCTTGACTTCATTTGCAGTTTTACGTTATTTCGATTGCATGggacgcgccgctctgccgATCGCAGCTGTCCTCGATAGCTCACACCTCAATTCTACCTTGATACTGCTGAGAACCTGCATGTATGCACATGCTAACAGGACTGCTGTGTGAAATGGGTGAGCACTGATTATTCGAACCGCTGCTTGACTGCGTGGCATACTGCGAGGTCATGCCGTAACCACACTGGCCCGAAACCCTGTTGATATCCGTTGTCTTCTCGCCCCATCGCCGTCGCCGTATCTGCCGCTTTGGCGAATCCTAGTTTGACCACGAAACAGAAAACTCTTCGCTGAAGCTCCCCTCGGCTGAGGCGCATGCTTCCGCAGAAGGGCGCAGCGTACTTGCCTCGTACTACTGGAACAGATGGCTCACTTTGTCTCTAGTGGACGCGGCAGATGACCGCGGGAAACCGACAGCGGGGAAACTTATAAACATGTCTCCGAAGCGACCACTGTGAGTTTGGCATTTCGGTTCCAAAAGCTTTCTCCATTCTCTGGTGTTCCGGAAACTGGACAGGCCATCAACACGTGATGGAACGACGATTCTTCGGTAGTGTGAGCATAAGAAACGCACAATCTTTAACCGAAACAAAATCGACTAtcagccgccggcggcctcacGCGTAGAGGTTTTCGCCAGCATCCTCCCTCGCGGCCCTGCCTCGGTGCAAACACTGCACTGCTCTCTGCATCAAAGCTCTCAAATCGTTGTTCGTTTTTTTCCCCTTCCTTGTGCTTGTCTGGTAAATGAGCCTGCCACCCCAAAACTAGCATACATGCATTTATACGTATTTACATATTGATACATGTGTGCTGATCAAGCTGTTTGCTTTCTGCCTCCCCTATGGGTTTGGCCGTTTGTCTTCCCTCGGTCACTTGTCCTGGGCGCCCCGACTCCTAACTCCTCGTAATTTCCCTTCGCACGAAACTCGCCCCCTCGTCGAGCGCAGACCATCGCATGCATCGAGCCGCCCACGTCCTCCCCCATGCATGACGAGTGAGTGCACAGGCGAACGCCTATATCCTGAAGTACCCCTCGCACGTGTTCTACCACTCGCGTTGGCGCACacgccaggcgctgcagctcagTCTTTCGCGGGGCTTCCGCGTGCCCTCttccgcgcggtcgcgcacgcggcgcccacCTCCGGATCCTTACATGgggtcggcgacgcggacgcccaGGGCCTCGAGACCGCGAAGGATGTCGCGGCCGTTGGGCATGCGCCCGTTTTGCAGCGTTGACCACAGCAAGTTCTGCCCGAAGTGGATCTCGAAGGCGTTGCTGGGAATCAGCAGCGACCTGAGGACCTgtgcgccgaagaaggcagagatGATGGCTGTCACGCGGTTggtctccagcgcctccgcccagtcgggcagccgcggctgctcgcctgcgcgccgctccgcgaccggcgcagTCCAGCCAAAGAAGGCGCAGATTGGTCggatgaagacgacgagcgcgagggaAGCCCAGCAGAGGACGTCGAGCAGCTTGccgagcgcgcggaagaaCAAGGCAGGCTGGTAGTCGACAGCGACAATGTGGAACCCTGGCAGGTGCTGCAGTTGGTAACTCAAGAAGTCAGCCAACTGCCtcagggcgccggcgctcgatCAGGACGTGCACAGCTGCACCGTCACTTGATGCACGCCCACGTTGCTAGGCAGGGGATTGTCTGGCGTGAAGAGACGGTCCCACAGCCCCGGCGAGGCCcccgacagcggcgcgccaccaggtgtgcgcgcgccgggcgTCAAGAAGAGGCCGTCCAGCAGAGTTCCGACAGGCAGCGTCAGCAGAAGCAccacggcggcgacgagccacgtcgacgctgcgggcgccaACGGGGcccctgcaggcggcgcagaaggcgcaggaccGCTCGACTGCGACGAGGACAGCGGAGCGACCCTCGGGTATTCGCccgcctgctcgccgcgagggtcggcgcccgctgcggggGTCGCCATTGCGGTGAATGACACGAAGGGGAGGCCCGCGGCTTGTCTGtcgccagcgagagagaaacgcaCAGGCAAACGGAGAAAGGTCGAAGAACAACGCGAGCACCAACCGGCTCGCTGGAAACGATTTCCGAAGGCGAGTTCTCAGTCCGGAGCTTCAGACTCCGCGGGACAACGACGCGGACAGTCGACTGTCTAAACCACAAACAACATATCTAGAGCCTTTTTCGAGTCTGGttcagtctctctctccactgCCCAGTCAGTCTCGAGACGGAGTCCTCGCGAGAGAACGATCGCCAAGAGCGACTGGAACCGAAGAGAGTTCGCGCCCAGATATTCCTCCTGCAGGCTCAAGCAAAGACGAACAAAAAAACCCTCCTTCTTCCGAAGTGAGATCCTCTCTTTTTGAAACAAAGGGTGCAAACTTCCAGGCGACCCTATACCAGAGTTCCACCGGACACGCTGCTCATTGCAGAGGACTCACGGCACGCaatgcagctgccgcggcgaacaGCATTATTGCGTTGTATAGGCACTCAAGTCTTTTTCTGCATGCACACTGTCTCGTGCTTCGCTTGTTCTTGGAAAAGAGGGTGTGGCAATAGCGGTTACTTTCTCTGCCCATATATGCTTACCTCGCCTTTCTTTGACCTCGTCCAAGCCTTTGCTTCATCCTCCGGTCCGAGTCTCCAGTCTCAGTTTCGCCGGTCGCGCTCGCCATTTCTTTTCAAAATCGAGACAGGACAAAggtctcctctcgcttgTCGCGCTGCGCACATTCTTCCTCGCGAATGTAAGCTCGTCAGCATGGAATTCAACTCTCAACACCCATAAATCTCTGCGTTATGGTGTTTGGCTATTGCGTTCTCGTGCCATATAGCCGCATAACTTCTTGCGAAAAAAGCTCTATTCAGCTCGTGTACTTCGCCGATCTGCACACGGACTTCCACCGGCGAGGCACCGCGCCAGCTGCGTCGCTCCTAAGTTTTGCTTCAACTACTGCTTTCCGTCGAGAATGAGAAACTTCGAGGGATCCCTTCTTATCTGTCCGGCAGTTACTTTCTTTGGCTCGGTGCATCCGCATGCctttcgtctctgtctccagtCGCGTCCTCTAGTCCCCTCTGTTTTCCTGCGCGTTGCACAGTTTTTCCCTCTCCCCCTTGTCTTGCTAGTCTTGCTTGTAATCTCTCCTTCACCTATCCGAGTTTGTTTTCACTCTTGATCGTTctgcctgtcgcctcgctgccacaggcttcgctctctcccccgCGCGCGGTTCAAACCCCCTGCGCAGCTGTAGGACGTGTCCATGGTCTTTCCGATGCAGCAAAATACATGCAGGGCGAGATGCGATAGCTGAGGGTCGAAATCCTCTTGGAGGCTTCTGCCTTTcagccgctctctcgcctttaggcggcggcgtctttccCTTCctgctcgcgtctcctcgcgtttTCTGTTTCCCTCTCGGCACGATGACGCGCCCGGCGGTCCTGCCAAAGACTTGACCTGCTTCTcccgtctctccgctcttcggttttctctctctctgtctggcGCCGTTTGTTTTCGCCACTCGCACTCGATTTGTTTCCTTCGCACGCTGCCACATGCGCATGCTTCTGTCTCTGGAATCCAgttctctcttttcctcgcTCCCCACCTCTAACTTGGTTTCGAGGCgttcgccgcgaggccgaactcctcgccttcccgtCTCCGCAGGGCGTGCGCCTCCAGGGCTGCGTTGTGCCCCGCCTGCAgccctcgcctgcctcgcctgccgccgcgatgccgcccccccctcgcggcgcctgcgggttTGCATCCCTCGCCTTTTCGGCGCTCGCTGAGCCCGAAGTCGAGGAGAGCGGGCCTTCATTCACTCCGCGTGTGCTGCGCATCTACAACGATTCTTCGCTCAAAGCCCGTGGAGGAAtcgtctctgtcgccgcggcgagccgctgtCTCTACGTGGCCTGCCTGAACGGAGACCTCATTCGATGGCACCCCGATGAAAACGAAGGAGCCCTTATCGAGTTCCCGTCGCCGAAACCGGCAGGTGAGGCTGTGTGCGCGATGGTGCCCGGGTGCGGACGGTCTGGCGGTAAACGCGAGGGCCGTCAAGATCTACACCAGTTGTCCAACTCGTAGTCTACACTCCTCAGGAAAAACTGGGAAATTATCCTGTCTCAGATGTGATCACTCCgagtacgatgctactgaaTAGACTCAGCGGCCCCAGCTGGGCTCGGTTTCGAAATGCCTTCAACCATCGCCTGACGTGAGGAGCAAGGGGCCGTGAACCCGTCGCGGGCGTGCTCAGTGGCGTCTCTCCGTGCGAGGAAAGCCGCTAGAGCATGGCGAAACGACTCGTTTCTGCGAAGCAAAGATATATCTTTTGACAAGATAGGATGCATATTGCGTTTTTGCGCTTAGCTGTCTCTAGCTTTCTTTTCCGACTATCTGCTGCCCTGCAGTCGAGAGGCAACCTctcgagctgccgccgctgtctcgcgtgcctctctcgaGCGGGGGGGCAGGCGTCGACAGGATCAAAGATTGCACATAGAACTGGAGGattctctccgcggcctttcAAGTCGCTGTACTGTGGCATGTCTCTTCcgacgcggcctctccgccgcctcttcttctttcttctgcttttctgTCCCTTCGTGTCATCTGGCGCCATCACGTGGGAACAGACGAAAAGAGTTCACAAATGGAACTTGCAACCAGGAGATCGCGTCACTTCTTGAAAAACGTGGTTCCGAATCCTCAATATCGTCTCGCGGCTCTGCAGCGGAGCTAGGCGGGCGTGTCGGgaatgcgcatgcgcgttgTTTTTGTCCAGAGAGGCGCGAAATTCGCCGCGTGTTCCTTGACTCCAAGGGCTTCCACTGCCTGGTCGCGATGGCGAACGGGGACAACTACTATGTGCACTTCagcagcgagcaggcgcgccttctgcccAGACTGAAAGATCACTTCGTCGAGAGCGTCGCGTGGAACAAGCAGGCGACCGAGACCTCCACGCGCGACTTCGTCATCGGTAAGCGGTGAGGGCCTCGAAAcctcgcggagggcgccgccgggccTGAGGGAGGGCTCCTAACGCGAAGAGAGTGTCGCCCATGGCCTCTGTTGGGGTAGACTTTctacagagagagaaagaagccaCAAGGAACCGCGGAAGCTTGCGCGGGAGAGGGACGCGAAAAGCAGGCGAGCAGGGAGCCGCGGGGTAGAAAAAAAGAtggagaggaaacgcgggcgacggagaaaagagaaggcaagcgagaggaggggcgGCCGGGGACAGTGCCCACGGGGGAGcgaggacagcggcgcgctATAGACGAGGAACTGAGAGGCACAGGGGCGGCGGGAAACAGAAATCAGAGTTTCCAAgtggggggtgggggggtgCCAGCAAGCGGCCTGAAAGGCAAGAAAGGAAGGGATGCGAAAACAAACAGCTCGACGAAAACGATGCGACACAATGAGGCGCGAGGTACAGGGAGATAGAGACCGCTGAAAGCGATTCGTCGAGTACTCGTCATCTGCGAGGACTTCGCAAAGGAGGAGTGGAGAGGCCACCTCAATATTCGCTTGTTTTTTGCTCAACGCAGTCCACCCATCGCCCTATCGCCTTGCATGGCCGCATCCGTCGGGAAGACTTGAGCTGACTTCTCCGCACACCGACGagcagaggcgagggcgcagggcgcgcgagggaccTGCCGTCAAATCGTCTCGTTGAAACGTCTCTTTAAAACGTCTCGGGTAAACGTCTCTTTAAAACGTCTCGGGTAAACGTCTCTTGTCGAAATCTGTgtgcggccgcaggcacgCGCCACGGCGCCATCGTCGAGTGCCTGTTTGAGTCAGGCAAAGACCGCTACGTTCATCCGCTACTTCAATTCCCAAAGAGAACGCCGGTGCTAGATGTTCGTCTCGAAGTCCTCCCCTGGGCGGGGGTAAGCGCGGAATGCCTTGAAAAGGAAAATGGAAGGCGTATCGAACGAGCGGAACTGAACTCGCCCGCTGGCACTCGCCAAACGCTGCATGTGGCAATCTACGTGCTCGCGCCTGTGtccgcttctccgctgcgtctATTCCGCATCCATCTACACCGCGCCCCTACCACTGTATGTGCGCTGTCACGTCTgcatcatatatatatatatatatatatatatatatatatatatatatatatatatatgttcagGCTCACGTTTCGTCTAGGAAGATTATCCTCGGGGACTGTTTGTTAGTCGGCTCGAGAaggtttttttcttttctctcgccgcgcgtttcGCTTCGATTCTGGGTCAGAAGCGATTAACTTGGGCCTTTCTTTGTTTTTCAGGGCGCCcagcgccagctgcttcTTGCAGCGACTCTGCGGCATCTTTATCTTTTCCCAGGGAACCCGAATCTCTCTGCAACTTTGCAAAATTtgtcgctctcgtcgtcttcgacTTCGCCGACCGACTTGAAGCTCTTTCTCGCGTTCGAGGTGCCGAAGGAAAGCCCCTCCGGCGGCCCTGTGCTGCAGCTcgtgaagaagaaaggcggTAGAgatctcctcctcttctggaCGACAGGGTAAGCCAAGCGCGTCCGAACTTCGAAACAGAAAGATTTCGACAGAGGCCGCAAGAGAGGGAGAATCGCGGCAGCCTGGtgaggagacagcgcgagcCCCGCGCGCAAGTCAAGCAGCCACCGCGTGAGGCGGCGGTTAAAGAACGGCGTCGGTAGAAGAGGGACGACGCATCTCGGAGACGAGATGGCCAGGGGCAACCGTCCTCATGTCTCCCCCAACCTGAGAAGTTGTTACTGTGTTTCTTTCCGTGAAGTGGCTCCCGTGTCTTGCCGGTGTTCCTAACCCTGCGGTCCGCGCCGCTTGGCTTCTTCGCGTTTCCTACGTGTTCGCCTCTCCGTGTTCCtgtcctcccccccccctcccctcccccacGTCTCTCATCTCATCATCGTAGGCGTCTtggcttctcctctctgctgtctTTCTTTCTTTCCAGCATCGGCGTGGTGTCGTCGACTCTGCATCTTtgggcgccttccgcggagcATGGGGATGCTTCTCTCCCCGATGCCCGGTCATTTTTCTCCCAGGAGCCGCCCTCAGTCTTGGCCTTTCCTCGGCAAGAGAACTCGCTGGCGCCTGGGGGGTTCGGGGCAGAGGctgagaaagagaggagagcgaagggcgagagaagaagcgatgAAGAaagtcttcttctccccgcGAGCTCCGGAaccgcgccgctctccgtccTCGTTACAGACTTCCACGTGCTCATGCTCTACGGCGGAAAACTCGTCGCTCTGTCAAGAATCACCGAGAAAACGGTGCGATGTTGACTTTTCCTCAGAATTCCATCTCTATATGTATCTGTATACTACAAACATATACGTATAATTTTAGATATGTAGCGGTGTAGGCGCGTTGCGTGTGTTTGGTGTCGTGACGCACGGGCAAGGCCGCtgtggcgtcgtcgcgctccaTTGTGCGAGCCGAAGTAGTTACCATAGCTTCAAGAGGGGTAGGACGAAGTTTTTCAACTGCTAAGGTATTCTGAACGGTGACATTTCAGCTCGCCACCGCCTGCCGGTGttttctgcgctgcgcggTCGTGGTGAATTAGGGAGTGGAAACCTCGTTTTGccgtttctcttctttccagcGATTCCCTGCCGCCaggtatatatacatgcagaCACTGTATACGTTCGCATCCACATATGtacgtatgcatatatatgtacgaaTATATACCggtacatatacacatatgtgcatgtatatatatatatatacgtatgtatatatatctgtatatatatatatatctgtatttATGTATCTCGGGTGGCGCTGCAACTCTGTCTTGGCGTGTCTTTTCGCGGACTTTTTTGGATATTGATCCTTCTTTGAAAACATTTTTGGCGTGGGGCTCTCGTTTTTTGCAGGTTTTGGAAGTCCCGTTTTCGGCGGTGAAGTACGGCGTcgtgcgtcgccttctccaggATCCGTtcgacggcggcgtcttcctgtACACCGACACATTCGTTTGCCAGATCGTCATCTCGAACGAGTCTGCGCAGGCCTGGAGACTGTACCTCGAGCAAGGtacgccgcccgccccgcgaGGTGCTTAGTTGCCCTTCCGCTCCTCTGGTGCTCCTGcgtgcggggggggggggggggggggcatgCCCTGGCTTTGTCTCGGGGTGATGCTTTTCGGCGTGtgcgcgccagctgcgctTCATGCTGCGCGAGAGTGGAGAGCAAGAGGATACTCCCGCCCTCTGTAGGTTGTGCCTCGCTAGGTGctgtcgtctctgcttcctgcggggcgtctcgcccgcgggcgcgcttcACTTCTCGGTGTTTCCGTTTGTTTGCGTCAGGCAAGTTTGCGCTGGCGCTTTCGCACTGCGCAACGGCCGCTCAGCGCGAGCGGGTCGTCGTGTCGCAGGCAAATTGGCAgctcgggcgcgggcggttcgtggaggcggcggagttgttggcgcaggcgcagtcAGTCCCCTTCGAGGAGGtctgccttttcttcttcgcgcatCGCCagacgctcgcg from Besnoitia besnoiti strain Bb-Ger1 chromosome XI, whole genome shotgun sequence carries:
- a CDS encoding hypothetical protein (encoded by transcript BESB_020320), whose product is MATPAAGADPRGEQAGEYPRVAPLSSSQSSGPAPSAPPAGAPLAPAASTWLVAAVVLLLTLPVGTLLDGLFLTPGARTPGGAPLSGASPGLWDRLFTPDNPLPSNLADFLSYQLQHLPGFHIVAVDYQPALFFRALGKLLDVLCWASLALVVFIRPICAFFGWTAPVAERRAGEQPRLPDWAEALETNRVTAIISAFFGAQVLRSLLIPSNAFEIHFGQNLLWSTLQNGRMPNGRDILRGLEALGVRVADPM